In Oryzias latipes chromosome 15, ASM223467v1, the following proteins share a genomic window:
- the LOC101171809 gene encoding B-cadherin-like — translation MIEPSLSLSFFYPFLDQGSVDENAVGVLVFKLSVTDKDEPNSPAWNAKFKIIRGDPDNLFSIETGTYKQEGIIKTAKGLDFEKSRTHTLEVIAENDVPFAIPLTTSTATVVVTVKDVNEPPIFKEKEMTVQKPEDVPVDCVIIKSEAEDPDLARENAIKYKIIDDPDNWLTVDEDSGLVKVKSLMDRESPNVKENKYTALLGAYDNDPVPATGTGTLVIILEDVNDNPPFIEERNITVCKDASAPVLLTVTDRDGPLHSAPYNVMVHEASKPKWSAQMNSNKTKVELVLKSSVLSGTYQVILRVSDTDGLEQNCTIQAKVCNCVDAPLRNSWGVKEQTIRGVVGGILLLSMVLAVLFVSRWRRAKGQGEQHLQSIEWRRQSDTELQD, via the exons atgat TGAACCCTCTTTGAGCCTTTCATTCTTTTACCCTTTCCTGGATCAGGGATCAGTTGATGAAAACGCAGTGGGGGTTCTGGTTTTTAAATTGTCAGTAACTGATAAAGATGAACCAAACAGCCCAGCATGGAACGCCAAGTTCAAGATTATCAGAGGAGATCCTGATAATTTGTTTTCCATAGAAACAGGAACCTACAAACAAGAAGGAATCATTAAAACTGCTAAg GGACTGGACTTTGAGAAAAGCAGAACACACACTCTGGAGGTTATTGCGGAGAACGACGTCCCTTTTGCCATTCCACTGACCACCTCCACCGCCACAGTGGTGGTGACCGTGAAGGACGTCAATGAGCCTCCGATCTTTAAAGAAAAGGAGATGACCGTTCAAAAGCCTGAGGACGTTCCTGTGGACTGTGTGATCATTAAGTCTGAGGCAGAAGACCCAGACCTTGCACGTGAAAATGCTATCAA GTATAAAATAATTGATGACCCTGATAACTGGCTGACAGTGGACGAGGATTCAGGGCTGGTGAAGGTGAAAAGCCTCATGGACAGAGAGTCCCCTAATGTGAAGGAGAATAAATACACGGCGCTCCTTGGTGCTTATGATAACG ATCCAGTCCCAGCCACAGGAACTGGAACCCTGGTCATTATACTTGAAGATGTTAATGATAACCCTCCATTCATTGAAGAGCGTAACATCACG GTTTGCAAGGATGCCTCAGCTCCTGTGCTGTTAACTGTAACAGACAGAGATGGACCTCTTCATTCTGCTCCATACAATGTGATGGTACATGAAGCATCCAAACCCAAATGGAGCGCTCAGATGAACAGTAACA AGACCAAAGTTGAACTGGTTTTAAAATCCAGTGTGTTGAGTGGAACTTACCAAGTGATCCTGAGGGTTTCAGATACTGATGGTTTGGAGCAGAACTGCACCATACAAGCTAAAGTGTGCAACTGTGTGGATGCCCCATTAAGGAATAGTTGGGGGGTGAAGGAGCAGACCATCAGGGGAGTAGTTGGAGGAATCCTGCTGTTATCCA TGGTTCTGGCAGTGCTGTTTGTTTCCAGATGGAGAAGAGCAAAGGGGCAAGGGGAGCAACACCTACAAAGTATTGAATGGAGAAGACAATCAGATACAGAATTGCAGGATTAA